One window of Lacerta agilis isolate rLacAgi1 chromosome 14, rLacAgi1.pri, whole genome shotgun sequence genomic DNA carries:
- the LOC117058039 gene encoding protein cordon-bleu-like, whose amino-acid sequence MMEAKFENADVLIATQTLAALDKDLMAMESMQDDSESGSVSSETNGSPLPFSRDAEAAQDVPVPVPVTIIDEIPETDIIIHPTREEGGPLFSETGANEDISADSIILGKLTNENNNAGSLSKGSVDGISSNLSKSLLQQPSPKEEFGRQTEKEQIYISETHTPSWEKTNMKDVSLEILTKNGTESEKSKVISSNFTVMSERNRTNEKVKQLKEANTKEGLPSKIKSELEFRYASTKDPDEQQSIPTPSLWCYRVRNGITNYEPKIGLTTFKVVPPKPEVKSFDRDASLSTGAIKIDELGNLVAPNVGSMKKVTVNVTSSETEETLIGRAKAYWRSNSMKTPLGESPVGFPTKPAVTTNFKPLSKIGETKPDSLAGLKAATAPLAGSRTVDNNVGPCGGKPLIYATQSSVKMLTTPVVKTDKMELPFQKPQRRTSSHYVASAIAKCIDPLQFKTNQERHDKVEEMRDGKAVETETEPLPKRCIILAKTCPVEMQPAETKKSDIDIFSCSQNASNTLPLGAHSKIRNSTHCYREPFTTIPFKDGGLTGEKPSWGSIENVVVRETPSIFNQRREQTDEANCPFFLRSSNSFSSSITSSSSVKSAEGHPLNSRPSELNRTTIVNHVVSEKDEKLGGACESKRVESDVGGDNKVFGPKKKFKPVIQKPLPKDTSLHSALMEAIQNAGGRENLRKISPSMANGPQKKPLFTEQENERSALLAAIRGHSGASKLRKISSSASEELQSFQNAEAALQNREASTTEQRGNQLPAPPPPPPPPQATMKTPRYIASARTDSPGDARQALMDAIRSGTGAARLRKVPLLV is encoded by the exons ATGATGGAAGCTAAGTTTGAAAACGCAGATGTGCTCATAGCTACTCAGACCTTGGCTGCATTGGACAAAGACCTAATGG CGATGGAGAGTATGCAGGATGATTCTGAAAGCGGATCCGTATCTAGTGAGACGaatggctcccccctccctttttcacGGGATGCTGAGGCTGCCCAAGATGTTCCAGTTCCTGTGCCAGTGACGATAATAGATGAAATTCCCGAAACTGACATTATAATCCACCCCACTAGAGAGGAAGGAGGACCTTTGTTTTCTGAGACAGGGGCTAATGAAGATATTTCAGCTGATTCCATTATCCTAGGGAAGCTtactaatgaaaataataatgctgGTTCTTTGAGCAAGGGATCTGTAGATGGTATATCCTCCAATTTATCCAAGAGCTTATTGCAACAACCGTCAcctaaagaagagtttggacgcCAAACTGAGAAAGAGCAGATATATATATCGgagacacacacaccttcctgggAAAAAACGAACATGAAGGATGTGTCCCTGGAAATCCTCACAAAAAATGGTACTGAGTCTGAAAAATCCAAAGTGATTTCTTCCAACTTTACTGTTATGAGTGAAAGAAATAGAACGAATGAGAAAGTAAAACAATTGAAAGAGGCTAATACCAAGGAAGGACTTCCAAGCAAAATTAAATCTGAATTGGAATTCAGATATGCATCAACAAAAGACCCAGATGAGCAGCAAAGTATCCCTACACCATCTTTATGGTGCTACCGTGTTCGCAATGGAATCACAAACTATGAACCTAAAATAGGTCTGACCACCTTTAAAGTTGTACCTCCCAAACCTGAAGTGAAATCTTTTGACAGAGATGCCTCCCTTTCTACTGGTGCCATTAAAATAGATGAATTGGGCAACCTGGTGGCTCCAAATGTTGGTAGTATGAAAAAGGTCACAGTAAATGTGACTTCAAGTGAAACAGAGGAAACTCTCATTGGGAGAGCCAAAGCATACTGGAGATCAAATTCTATGAAAACACCGTTGGGGGAGTCCCCAGTAGGCTTCCCCACCAAGCCAGCAGTCACCACCAATTTCAAACCCCTCAGTAAAATAGGTGAAACAAAGCCTGACTCCCTTGCAGGTCTGAAGGCAGCAACAGCACCACTAGCTGGTTCCAGGACAGTTGACAATAATGTTGGGCCTTGCGGGGGGAAGCCACTCATTTATGCCACACAGTCTTCAGTTAAAATGCTAACGACTCCAGTGGTCAAGACAGATAAGATGGAGCTCCCTTTTCAGAAGCCCCAAAGAAGAACATCAAGCCATTACGTAGCCTCTGCCATTGCAAAATGCATCGATCCACTCCAGTTTAAAACCAATCAAGAAAGGCATGACAAAGTAGAAGAGATGAGGGATGGGAAAGCGGTAGAAACTGAAACAGAACCACTTCCCAAAAGATGCATTATTTTGGCCAAAACCTGCCCAGTAGAAATGCAGccagcagaaacaaaaaaatcTGATATAGATATCTTCAGCTGCAGCCAAAATGCATCAAATACTCTACCACTTGGTGCTCATTCCAAGATAAGAAATAGCACTCATTGCTACAGGGAGCCATTTACCACAATACCTTTTAAAGATGGTGGTCTCACAGGAGAGAAGCCCAGTTGGGGTTCCATAGAAAATGTAGTTGTTAGAGAGACACCTTCTATATTTAATCAAAGGAGGGAGCAAACAGACGAGGCTAACTGCCCCTTCTTCCTTAGATCATCTAACAGTTTCTCATCTTCCATCACTTCCAGCTCTTCTGTGAAGTCAGCCGAGGGGCATCCTCTGAACAGTAGACCATCAGAGTTAAATAGAACAACTATTGTTAATCATGTAGTTTCAGAAAAAGATGAAAAACTTGGTGGTGCATGTGAAAGCAAAAGGGTAGAGTCTGATGTCGGAGGTGATAATAAAGTTTTTGGGCCAAAGAAGAAGTTTAAGCCAGTCATCCAGAAGCCACTTCCAAAAGATACATCTCTACACAGTGCTTTAATGGAAGCCATCCAGAAcgcaggaggaagagaaaatctccgaaag ATTTcacccagcatggctaatggacCTCAGAAGAAGCCACTGTTCACAGAACAAGAGAATGAGCGCTCTGCCCTTCTGGCAGCCATTAGAGGTCACAGTGGAGCCTCAAAGTTGAGAAAG ATCTCTTCATCAGCTTCTGAAGAGCTGCAGAGTTTCCAAAACGCAGAAGCAGCCTTGCAAAACAGAGAGGCCTCTACAACAGAGCAACGGGGGAATCAGCTGCCGGCTccgcctccacctcctccaccacctcaagCGACAATGAAAACTCCTAGGTACATTGCAAGTGCAAGAACAGACAGCCCAGGGGATGCAAGGCAGGCGCTAATGGACGCAATCCGCTCGGGAACTGGGGCGGCGCGTTTGAGAAAG